TCCCTGGCGATCGTGCGAGACCTGCGTCCGGAACTGCGCTTGACGACGCCGGAGGAGCTCGCGGCCTTCGAGCAGGACCTGTTGTCCGAGTTCGTGCTCGCCCGGGCTTCGGCCGGCATCAGCGATGGGACGGTCGCCGGCGATGTCGGCGTGATCGTCGAAGTGCGCTCATGGTTCACGCGCCCGCTGTGGGAGATGGAACCTCGCGATCTGGACCGGTTCTTCGGCCGACATCAACAGGGCCTGGCTCATGCCACAAAGGTCCACAAGGCGCACTCTCTCAGCGTGTACTTCGAGTTCCTTGAACTACGGCACAAGCCCGCCATCCACAGGGCAACCGGCTATGTCGTCGAGTCGCCGTTGGATGAGATCAACCGGCCCCGTGGATCGACCCTGTCCCGGTTGCGGGTTCCGCCGCCGCTCGGGGAGGTCGACCATCTGTTCTCGGCTTGGCGTGACGAGGTGCCGCAGGCGCGTAAACCGTTGTCGATCGTCCGGAGTTACACCGCGATGAGGCTGGCGAGTCTGATAGGTCCCCGGGTCTCGGAGCTGAGCCTGGCGAACGTCGACGACATCCACTGGGAGCTCGGCCAGTTCGGAAAGATTCTTCTGCGGGGCAAGGGGAGGCGCGGCAAGAAGAAGGAACGGCTCGTCTCGCTGATCAACGGGAGCCGTTCGCTGCTGGAGTGGTGGGTCGACGGCCCCCGATGGCAGTGCGACGATCGGGTGGATGAGCCAGAGGCGCCGTTGTTCCCCTCGGAGCGGCGGGCCGCAGACGGCTCGAGCCTGCGGGTGGATACCGACACGCTCCGCCTGCATCTGAAGAAAATGGTCGCCCAGCACCTTCCTTCCCAGGCAGGCAAGCTGACGCCGCACACGCTTCGGCACTTCGCTGCCTCGGAGCTCTACCGTCAGGGCATGGATGTGGTGGCGATCCAAGAGCTGCTTGGCCACAAGTGGATCAACACCACCATGATCTACGTACACGTCAACCAGACTCATGTCGAGGACGCGTGGGTCCGTGCGGGTGAGCGTGGACGGGCGCGATTCGGAGGAGCGTCATGAAGTGGAACCTGCGGATGACCGCGGCCAAGCGGGACATCTGGAAGTCCTCCGAACTCCAGCGCATGCTGGCCGACGCGGGCTTGGTGATCAGTGCGGGCAAGATGTCCAACCTGTGGGCCGGACAGCCGGTGACTATCCGCCTGGACGATCTCGACGTGATCTGCGAGGTGCTGCAATGCGAGCCCAGCGATCTGCTTGTCCGTGAGCCCGAGAAGGCCCGCGCGAAACGACCGGAGCAGGATGAGAGCAGGGCGGCCATCCGTCCCGCTGTTGGTGAGAACCGTCGTCGGAGCGGCGGCGGCCCGGCCTCCCGCAACTTGATGCCGCCGTTGTGACGAAGGAAGCGAAGGCCAAGGGGCTTGGGACGCCTGAGAGTTGCGAGGTCTGCATGGCCTGGGGCCTGCACCCTAACCCGGGCGGCTCGAAGATCCTCTGCTATGCGTGCAGGGCATGGTGGTACAAGTATCCTGCCGACTCGTGCGGCACGTGCGGCGCGACCGTCCCCCTGCGTGACGGAGTCTGCCGGGCCTGCCGTCACCAGGCCGCATTCGTCGCCGGCCGTATCAAGGTCCCGTCAGCCGGCCACGGGGCCCGGTTGGACCTCACGGTCGCAGCCGCAACCGGGCACCAGACGTTTCTCGCTGACCTGATCAAATGGAATCGGCGCCACCACCTCACCGCAAGAACAGCGGAGGTGCCTGAGTTGCCGAGCGAGACGACGCACAGACACCCCCTGCTGCTGAAGCCGCCCGAGAGCATCCAACTCACGCTCTTCGAGCCGGTCCGGGACTTCCGGCGCTATCGGAACCCGAACGGCTCGAAGGGGCGCTCCTGGACAGGATTCACCCCGGCAGATCCCGGATATTCGGACTTCCTCGTCGATCGGGCCAGGGACGTCGCGGCGGTACGGGGCTGGAACCACTGCACCATCAAGCGCGTGAAGTGCGGCTTGATGATCCTCTCGGCCCTGCACCAGCCTTCCGAAAGGATCAAAGCCACCACGGTGCACGCACTCTCCCGGGACATCGATGTTCCCGCAGTCCATCTCATCGACATGCTCAACGATCTCGACATCCTGCTCGACGACGCACCCGACCCCCTCGAACAACTTGTCAGAGCTCACCTCACAGTGCTTCCCGAGCAGATACGCGTCGAGGTGACCGCCTACTTCGACATCCTCCGCAACGGAGCCCCCCGCCGCCGCCCCAGGTCGCCTCACACAGTCGGCATCCACCTGCGGCTGATCGTCCCGTTCACTGCCCAGTACTGTGCCCTCCGATACTCGACATTGAGGCAGGTCACCCCCGAGGACATTACTGACTGGCTGTCCAAACGGAACAACGTCCAGCGCGAAATCGTCGCGCTCCGGGACATGTTCAAGACGCTCAAGTCACAGCGGCTGATCTTCGCCGACCCAGCCCGACGCATCAGGCCCGGCAACACCCTCGTCAACCCGCCCACACCGGTCGCGGAAGACCAACTCAAACAAGTGGCCAGAGCCGCGGCTGAGAGCCCGGCCCTCCTGGCCGTCGTCGCCCTTGCCGGCATCCACGCCCTCTTCCCGCACGAGATCAGAATGCTCCAAGACTCCGACATCGAGCTGAGCACCGGGCGCCTCCGGCGGGCCGAGGTCAGCCGGCCCCTCGACGACTTCACCGCCGAAGCCATCCGCAAGTACCGGCGCTACCGTGACGCCCGCTGGCCGGACTCGGCAAACCCTCATCTCCTCCTCACCCAGCAGACAGCCAAGAGGAAGGGTCCAGTCAGCGACTTCTGGCTCAAGCGCCTGTTCAAGGGGCTGCCCGCCACGGCCGACAGCCTCCGCCAGGACCGGGTCCTCGAAGAAGCGATCGCCGCCGGACCCGATCCCCTCCGCATCTCCACCATGTTCAACCTCAGCGCCCAGGCCAGCTTGCGCTACACCCGCGCGGCCAGCCCGGCAGGCACCGAAACGACGACCGGGTAACCTGCGAACCCACGGCCAGAGAACCTCCAAATCCCCCAGCAGCACCTACAGTTCAGATTTCGATACCTTCAGAAATCGTGAACTCGCGGGGATTTCACGGAGGCCGGATCGACTCGCTGGGCATCGATGAGAACGGGTCTCCTGTTGTAGTCGAGTACAAGCGTGGGCGTGACGCCGGCGTCATCAACCAGGGCCTCTTCTACCTCGCTTGGCTGACCGATCACCGCGCAGAGTTCCAGCACCTGGTCAGTGAGCAACTCGGGGCGGATTCAGCAGCCCAGGTGCTGTGGAGTAGCCCCCGGCTGATCTGTATCGCAGAAGGCTTCACCCGCTACGACCTCCACGCTGTACGCGAGATTCGCCGCACCATCGACCTGGTCCGCTACAACTACTTCGGCAGCGCATTGCTCGCACTCGAGGCGGTGGCGAAGGTGACGACTGGTGTGCCGGCGAGGGGCGGGCGGAGGCGCCCCTCGCAAGGTGCGCCGATCGGACCGCGTGGCGCTGGTACGTCCGACCTCCGCGGCACGCTCGACGAGCTGGTAAGGGGGTTCGGTGACGACGTGAGCAGTGTGGATCGCAAGCAGTACCGCGCCTACCGGCGCCTGCGTAACTTTGCCTGCGTCAGCCATGCCCACCAGCAGGAGGTCGTCGTCACCCTTCGGGTGAGCCCGAAAGACATCGACCTCGCTCCGGGCTTCACCCGGGATGTCAGCACGGTCGGCCACCACGGCACAGGCGACCTGGAGGTCCGCCTCCGGACGGAGCGCGATCTGCGACGGGCGGAGCCCATGCTGCGCATGAGCTACGAGGCTGCATGAGCCGGGTAAGACGCGGGCGGTGGCTGCTAGGAGAACACCAATGGATTTGGGTGGCAGTTCGGGGTGCACCATGCCTGCATCCATGTCCACCGGGAGTTGCTGCCTTGACGCGCTGAACGGGCGGAATCAGAGCACTCGACGGCTAGCCTCTGCGCATGGATTCTGACGAGCTCACCCGCCGAGACAAAGAGCTGGAGACCTACTGGCACGGGGAGGACGGGTTCCGCCAGAAGTACCTGATCGATATGGTGCCGCTGCCGTTCGTCGCCGACCAGGATGTCATCGGAGGGCGTCTCATCGTGGCCACGGATGACATACGGCTACGGAAGGTGGTTGAGCAGTTCGCCAGCTACTTCAAGCGCGAGCTGCGGTTCGACTTCCTCCAGTTCACGGCCACTGGTAGCGACAGCAGTCAGGAGGTGCTGTTGATCAACTCCAGGGACGTGATCATGCTGTCGCCAGTTGCGTGCGGCGCGGTGGGGTTCGACCTGGACGAGAAGTGCCTGACCTGGGTCTGGATCCACCCCTTCCAGCGAGGAAGAGGTCTTCTCGATCGCGTGTGGGAGGAGCTGGAGCGACGGCACGGGACAGAGTTCACCGTGGAGCAGCCGGTCTCGATCCCGATGCAGCGCTTTCTCCAGAGCAAGGACGTTGACCCTGCCCGCTGGGGCGGGCCCTCCCCCGCCGACTAGGGCCTGTTCTGAGTTGAGATCACGGGAGGGCTGGCAGGCTGCGTAACCAGAGGATGGATCCGCGCAGGTGGAGCCCGGCGGCATAGCTCTCAGGTGTCTTGTCGTAGCGGGTGGCCAGCCCCCGCCATTCCTTGAACTTGTTGATGGCGCGCTCGACGGTGTTGCGATCTTTGTAGAGCGTGCCGTCGTGGCTGACCGGGCGGCCGCCGGAGCGTCCCTTCTTCTTGCGATTGGCAGCCTGGTCGGCCTTTTCCGGGATCACCGCCTTGATGTTGCGTCTGCGCAGGTGGGCGCGGTTGGCTCGGGAGGAGTACGCCTTGTCGCCGGCCACTGCGTCCGGCCGGGTCCTGGGGCGGCCGATCCGGCCGCGCACCTTGATCTTCTTGAGGACAGGGATGAAGTGCGGGCTGTCCGCGGCCTGCCCGGGGGTAAGGATGATGGACAGCGGGCGGCAGCGCCGCTCGACGGCAAGGTGGATCTTGCTGGTGAGCCCGCCCCGGGAGCGGCCCAGTTCGGCGGCCCGCAGTCGGGCCCTGCGGCGCCGGCGCACGGCTCGGCGCTGTTCCCGCTCGGGGTCCTCCCTGTCCGCGGATCCCTCGCCTACGGGGTCGTTTTGTCCCTTTGTTGCAGCCCCTTTTCCTCCGCCACGGCCTTCTCCAGATCCTCAAGGAGCTCCGGGGCGACCGCCATGCCCGCCGCGTGGTGATGCGCCCGAGCAACGGTCGAGTCCACGCTCACCAGGCTGAGATCGACATCGTCGCGAGCCTCCGCCTCGGCGATCATCGCGTCCATGAGGGTCTGGAAGACCTCGTCACGCGCCCACATCCGGAACCGGTCGTAGATCGTCGACCAGGAGCCGTAGCTCTCCGGCACATCCCGCCAGGGACTGCCGGTC
Above is a genomic segment from Streptomyces sp. NBC_01233 containing:
- a CDS encoding tyrosine-type recombinase/integrase, encoding MSLAIVRDLRPELRLTTPEELAAFEQDLLSEFVLARASAGISDGTVAGDVGVIVEVRSWFTRPLWEMEPRDLDRFFGRHQQGLAHATKVHKAHSLSVYFEFLELRHKPAIHRATGYVVESPLDEINRPRGSTLSRLRVPPPLGEVDHLFSAWRDEVPQARKPLSIVRSYTAMRLASLIGPRVSELSLANVDDIHWELGQFGKILLRGKGRRGKKKERLVSLINGSRSLLEWWVDGPRWQCDDRVDEPEAPLFPSERRAADGSSLRVDTDTLRLHLKKMVAQHLPSQAGKLTPHTLRHFAASELYRQGMDVVAIQELLGHKWINTTMIYVHVNQTHVEDAWVRAGERGRARFGGAS
- a CDS encoding DUF5655 domain-containing protein; the encoded protein is MNSRGFHGGRIDSLGIDENGSPVVVEYKRGRDAGVINQGLFYLAWLTDHRAEFQHLVSEQLGADSAAQVLWSSPRLICIAEGFTRYDLHAVREIRRTIDLVRYNYFGSALLALEAVAKVTTGVPARGGRRRPSQGAPIGPRGAGTSDLRGTLDELVRGFGDDVSSVDRKQYRAYRRLRNFACVSHAHQQEVVVTLRVSPKDIDLAPGFTRDVSTVGHHGTGDLEVRLRTERDLRRAEPMLRMSYEAA
- a CDS encoding helix-turn-helix domain-containing protein; this translates as MKWNLRMTAAKRDIWKSSELQRMLADAGLVISAGKMSNLWAGQPVTIRLDDLDVICEVLQCEPSDLLVREPEKARAKRPEQDESRAAIRPAVGENRRRSGGGPASRNLMPPL